The Papaver somniferum cultivar HN1 unplaced genomic scaffold, ASM357369v1 unplaced-scaffold_35, whole genome shotgun sequence genome segment ctcaaaactggtcctaggcatgtcaaatttaaacttgggcatatcaaattgaatgttaaggatgggcatgaaagcaaaaccctacggtcttaggcatatcaaaattgatcataggaatgtcaaatttaaacttgggcatatcaaattgaatgttgggcatggacataaagcacaaccctacggtcttgggcatctcaaaattaatcctaggcatgtcaaatttaaacttgggcataacaaattgaatcttgggcatgggcatgaaagcacaaccctatgttcttgggaatctcaaaattgatcctaggcatgtcaaatttatacttgggcatatcaagtttaatcttaggcatgggcatgaaagcataatgctacggtcttgggcatctcaaaattgatcctaggcatctcaaatttaaacttgggcatgtcaaattgaatcttgggcatgggaatgaaaaaacaaacctaagttcataggaatctcaaaattgatcctcgaCATATCAAATTTAAAccttggcatgtcaaatttaatcatgggcatgggattGAAAGTACAGGCCTaaggtattgggcatctcaaaattgaatgTTGAGatgccaaatttaaacttgggcatatcaaattgaatattgggcatgggcatgaaagcacaaccctacagtcttgggcatctcaaaattgattctaggcatgtcaaatttatacttgggaatatcaagtttaatcttgggcatgggcatgaaagcacaaccctacggtcttgggcatctcaaaaatttatcctaggcatgtcaaatttaaacttgggcgtgtcaaattgaatcttgggcatgggcatgaaagaacaattctacggtcttaggaatctcaaaactgatcttaggcatgtcaaatttaaacttgtacatgtcaaatttaatcatgggcatgggcacgaaagtacaagcctacggtattgggcatctcaaaattgattctaggcatatcaaattgaatgttaaggatgggcatgaaagcacaaccctacggtcttgggcatctcaaaattgatcttaggcatttcaaatttaaacttgggcatatcaagattaatcttgggcatgggcatgaaagaacaacactacggtcttgggcatcttaaaatttatcctaggcatgtcaaattttcacttgggcatgtcaaattgaatcttgggcataggcatgaaagaacaagcctactgTAACACCCCATGTTTTTATCATGGCGTAGGATAAAAGATGCGCCacggcctgagatgaagcttcatccaaagattcAGTTGGTTggtaagaggtagattggcttaaggacgATACCACGCAAAAATGGCgtattatgtttggcatttggtcAAGAGCCAAAcctcgcatcaaatgatgcattatgccagttgggtagatggccttgagcttgcagcgtaatcattgcgtattaCGAAGGTTATTGGCTTAGAACCAATATCGTATAATCATTGTGCGAATACGCAATCATTACACGCAATTATTGTGCGCATAGGTAATCATTGcgaatgaatagtgaagcaagcatgtcaatttgctccccttttcccagttgtataaattgcaagttaacatatatagggaggggtagttggttgaaggtgcatatgcggactatgtaccaagtaagcttcctAGATTAtccagaagagtataaatgatgcctaaggctcatttatagttgcgtagccttgcgaagagggaatttgatgcttaggcatcactatgccatgccgcagacCCGATAATGAGTAACCTTTGTGCATCTTGATGGAACGTCCTAtatggactaggccattaccattattgctaggccacagccttgcaaacgagttggcttaagttgttgtcccttcgaggatgaactacgattTGTGCTTGATCTCTTTAGAGTAGGAAAGGGTACGTgggcagccacaatgagttgcagcgtTGCTGGTCCAATactttggcccctcatatcatctaatctcggtagctcgatgcaagagatgattgtggcccgACTtaatgaggcaagttgcatgtcAGTTAGTAGAtgctcatacttcttatcaagctgttcgacttaggcatgtaccaatgatGCATTGGGCATGGCCTCGGAGGTAAACtacatcgatatgcaagttaCAGAGCttgcttgcataagcctaaggagaGTAAGGCATGatcctgattgatgcacccttggaaCGAGCAAGACAAGTGCATGCTCTCAGCAATGTCGAAGCTTAGTGAAGAGGAAGTACGACGGTttctcagctagataggaaattcagtgatgaatttccTACGGTGAGGCAAAGCCAGTGAAGTATGCGATATGCATTGGCCTTATCCTTATAGCCTTATACCCTTTTGCGGACAAGGGtgagtttggaacggtgtggaagctaaattAGCTGCATCaggctccacgagcatgcttgcaaaggcgaatgaacgtgcattttcctagctttaaggcccggatcgtagcatcatcatggccCTCAGGCGCGCCAGGCGTAATTTTCTGATCCGTCACAGTTGATATCAGAGAAAGTTCTGAGATAACTCTACATATTGTGAGTAATGGACTCGTCaagcgagtattttccttaatgtaaACTTAAATTggagagtatgccaacttttgcgcggaaaggagtttgtaactgctatgccagttaatatgcgaatcgagttgagattGTCTGAGTGTTGTGAGTTTGcttggcctaagtggcaccccacttacgagtggatatccggaagaccgtctgggacggtgggtagacaatgggactgatcatccccacacgttggcaactggccaacggtgtgcgttgtcaggcccggctagcatcccacttacgagtggcaacttggatgaccgtcagggacggtgggcaactggatcatgttccacacagtactgcgctaaaatcttgtcatttcggTGACATCtccaaccttgtgaactttagggacccctaagtgtgtagtatgggatgcacatttaggataccttgttgatATATTCTTTTGGCACTGGCCACTGGAGATTCTTGGTAATGTTGTGGATCTTTTTGAATTCCTGAGTATGCGGTATGGGacgtttgctcagaaggtctaaattgttattcatgacaacttgaagaaactcgtgatttctgagcatctgatgTGTGACTTTTGTTCAGGAATCCAAACCGGTGagtttgtccacaatagtttatGTTTTGAATTTctgggacgaaattctttaaaggggtgaataatgtaacaccccgtgtttttaacaTGGCGCGGGCTAAAAGATGCGCCacggcctgagatgaagcttcatccaaagcttcagttggttggtaagaggtagattggcttaaggccaataccgcgccacatggcgcattatgtttggcatttggacAATAACCAAAcctcgcatcaaatgatgcattaggccagttgggtagatggcattgagcttgcagcgtaatcataGCGCATTACGAAGGCTATCGTCTTAGAACCAATATCGCATAATCATTgcgcatcaggccagagagggctggccgaacgactGTTGCGCAATCATTTTTTGAATAGCAATCATTACATGCAATCATTGTGCCCATACGCTATCATTACACGTAATCATTGTACGCATACACAATCATTacacacaatcattgtgcaaatacGTAATCATTAcgaatgaatagtgaagcaagcatgtcaattttctccccttttcccagttgtagaaattgcaagttaacatatatagggaggggtagttggttgaaggtgcatatgcagactatgtaccaagtaagcttcacagcttagccgaaagagtataaatgatgcctaaggctcatttatagttgcgtagccttgcgaagtccacgcttttttctctctcctaaattttttCCCTCTCTGgcgaaaattttagggtttttcaaaacttttttttcttttgattctacTCGATCATCTCTTGGTGATTCGAGATGGGGGATCAACCTGATCCATACCAACCTAAAACGTTAACATATGCTGAAAAACTAATGGGAAAAAAATCGTTACCATCAACATTTGTTGATTTGAGAACGTTCGAGAATCGTTACCATCTACATCTCAAAGAATCATTAGTAAGCTTGATAGGGCAATTATTAACGGTGCTTGGTTAGCCAGGTtcgagaattggcggtgtaaaacTCTTCCTAGAGAAGTTTCTGATCATTCTACGCTTCTTGGTTATCCTTTTGTGGTTCCTAGACCGAAGAGAGCTCCATTCAAAGTTCAAAAAATGTGGTTCTTGCACTCAGATTTTAGCCGTATGGTCAGTGATAGTTGGAATGCCCCAGCCCATGGTTCACCTGATTTTATTTTTCCCTTTAATTTGAAAAGATTGAAGGTGGCGATGAAAGATTGGAACCTTAGAGTTTTTGGAAATATAAACTCTCGTTTAAAACAAGATCAACTTCGTTTTGAAATGGCTGCTAGGAACTCAGATGAGGATCCAAGTGATACAGCTAAGTTAAATGTCATGAAGGACGTTATGGCTATTCTTTCAGAAACTAGGTTTCAACAGTCTACTATGTTGAAacagaaatcaaggatccaatggctGGTGGAGGGTTCAAGTAATACCATTTTTTTTCATAATAGCATTCGCATTCGCGGGAGTAGCAACACTATTTCTGAATTGGTTGATGCTAATGGTTCTATTTTGTAAGATTACAACCAATTGCGTGATCATGTTGTGCATTACTATGAAGATAAGTTCAATGGCCAGGAGACGCAGCTTGAGGAAGACTTATTCAATTTTGATCACCCCAGCATTTCTATTGAAAAAAGTCATGCCATGGGCAATATTCCGTCTCTAGAAGAAATTAAACAAGTTGTTTTTGAGTTGGGTGCTGATAGTGCTCCAGGTCCGGATGGCTTCTCTAGGTGTTTTTATCGGCATTGTTGGGATATCATCCATGAGGATTTGGTAAGTGCCATTATCTTTGTTGGAATACTGGCCACATTCCTAATGGAGTCAATTCTTCTTTGATAATATTGCTAGCCAAGGTAAGAAGTGCGAATAATCTCCGTAATTTTCGTCtgattggtcttagtaattttttcttcaaaatttttactaagattttagtTACTAGACTAAGCAATGTGTTGGATAAGCTTGTTTATGAGGAGCAGGTAGCTTTTATGAAGGGTCGTAACATCCATGAAAATATCAGTTTGGCTTCGGAAATGGTTAATGAACTTCATATTAAGCGTAAGGATGGTAACATTGGTCTTaaacttgatatctctcaggATTTCGACACTGTTAGTTGGAATTTTGTTTTAGAAGTCTTTCGTAGATATGGCTTCTCGGAGAAGTGGTGTGCTTGGCTTTTGGATATTTTTAGTTATGCTAGAATCTATGTTCTTTTGAATGGCAatccggagggttatttcaaaaTTACTAGAGGTTTGCGTCAAGGTGATCCCCTATCTCCCTTGATTTTTGTCctgattgaagatgttcttagcaGAAATATTACGAAGATCTTTAATGAAAAGAAAATGACTCCTATGGTTACTAGAAATGGTCTCTCTCCTACTCACCTTTTCTTTGTCGAcgacattatgattttttttaaggaAATCTTAAAAGCATTCATAATCTGGTGGATTTATTGGGTAAATATCAAGCGGCTTCGGGGCAGACGGTTTGCAGGCAAAAAAGTAAGCTTTATTATGGAGGAGGTTCTCTGAGTATGAGAACTTATCTTGCTGAGTTGCTGGGAATGAGTGTGGACACTTTTCCGAATCGCTAATTGGGGGTGCAAATTATGCCTGGCACAGTTCGTTATCATCACATTTGTAATGTGATTGAGAAAATTAAGTCGCAACTTGCAGGTTGGAAGGGAAGTTTGCTCTCTTTTCACGATCGCATTGTACTTGTTAAATCTGTTATAGCAAGTTACTCTATTCACAATATGGTTGTTTATAAATGGCCTAAAAAATTCATTTTGCAGTGTGAGAGGGCAATTAGGAATTTTATTTGGCCGGGAGATGCTAATGTTagtcttgttgttgttgtggccTTTGATAAAGTCTGTTGCCCTTTTGAGGAGGGGGTTTAGGCTTAGTTCGCATAACTACAATGAATAAGGCGCTTATTATGAAGTTGTGGTGGAAAATCCGTAACTCTAAGAAGAAATGGGCTGGTTTTCTTAGAGCTAAGTTCTTTGGGAGGAATGGTTGCATCAAGAAGTATGGAGTCAAATCTTCCATTTTGCCGGGCATTCGTTGGGTGTATGATCTGGTGGAAAAACACACTAAAGTTTTCTTGGGTGGTGGTAGGTCCACTtctctttattttgatatttGGTGTGCTGAAATGTGTTTGGCAGACTTGCTGGACAATCAGAATTTGGATAAAACAATTATGGTTGGAGATTTTTGGGCTGGTGACCATTGGGAATTCCCTGAAAATCATCTGGAGAGGATTACTGCTGCTAGTTTGAATATTAATCAGCTTCCAAAGATGCTCGGAGGCGATGATAATAGAGTATGTATGCCTGACATGAAAGGGCAGTTCAGCGTAAGTTCTGCTAGGGATTTATTTCGGCAGAAATATCCTATCATGGAGGCTGCTTCTTTGATTTGTAGGAAGGAAGTTCATCCAGGTTTGGCGGCGCAGAACTGGAAGTTCATCCGTGGGGCTTGTGCTACTTACGATTTACTACAACAACGTTTCAAAATCCAATTAGCAAGTAGATACTGTCTGTGTGGGAATCATGAAGAAACGCTGGAACATGTGTTGTTCAGCTGTAGCTTTGCTACACGAGATTGGACTTGGCTCTCTGACATTTTTAGTTTGCAGCCTAATGAAAATCTTGTTACTTCTTATAAGGCAGCAAAGAGAAGGAGTAATATGGTACGTAGTATGTGGCTTATTTCTAATCTTGTTATAAAATCAGAGTTGTGGCATTTGCGGAACAAAGGTGTTTTTGAGCACAAACGACCCAATTGGAGTTTTTATTCAAACGTGTTCTAAAACTGATACAAGACTACTCAGTTCGTTTAAAGGGTCATATGAAGAATACAACTGATGAGGCGATTATTTTGGACTACTTCAAAGTGCAGCATAGGAGTGTCAAATTTCTTAATCCGGTGGAGTGTTTTTGGCATCCTCCTGAAATTAAAGAACTCCAATTATGTTGTGATGGCGCGGCAAGGGGAAACCCAGGTACGTCTGGTGCAGGTGCAATAGCTAGAGACTCTTTTTGTAATGTGTTGGGAGCAATGTCAATTGGCTTGGGTACAacaaattatttggctgaattataTGGGATCATTGTTGGAATGGAATGGGCTACAAGATGGGGCATGAGACGCATTTTCATCCGGTCAGATTCTTCAAGTGTTGTTGAGGCACTTACAAATTATAATTTACCATGGTTATCA includes the following:
- the LOC113342241 gene encoding uncharacterized protein LOC113342241, which produces MWFLHSDFSRMVSDSWNAPAHGSPDFIFPFNLKRLKVAMKDWNLRVFGNINSRLKQDQLRFEMAARNSDEDPSDTAKLNVMKDVMAILSETRFQQSTMLKQKSRIQWLVEGSNYNQLRDHVVHYYEDKFNGQETQLEEDLFNFDHPSISIEKSHAMGNIPSLEEIKQVVFELGADSAPGPDGFSRCFYRHCWDIIHEDLILVTRLSNVLDKLVYEEQVAFMKGRNIHENISLASEMVNELHIKRKDGNIGLKLDISQDFDTVSWNFVLEVFRRYGFSEKWCAWLLDIFSYARIYVLLNGNPEGYFKITRGLRQGDPLSPLIFVLIEDVLSRNITKIFNEKKMTPMVTRNGLSPTHLFFVDDIMIFFKEILKAFIIWWIYWCERAIRNFIWPGDANVSLVVVVAFDKVCCPFEEGV